One window from the genome of Pseudanabaena yagii GIHE-NHR1 encodes:
- a CDS encoding hybrid sensor histidine kinase/response regulator, with protein MLSSSSEVILIVDDTPVNLHVISNVLMDEGFEVAIATSGEMLFKQLKLHLPDLILLDVQMPVMDGFEICQCLKNTEEYRNIPVIFMTSLVDVDSKAKGFQLGAVDYITKPFQELEVLARVRTHLQLRQLTKNLEKQIAQRTHDLELANQKLADYSQTLERSVEVRTQELSKTLMELQSMQQELIQSEKMSALGQLTASVAHEINNPLSVIRNAASNLVAAIQISLRQLPQLIQSLSPQQQVEFQSLVKNAISNYQALSTTEERQLRRQIQSELMLQGLNDAVELASKLSYMQIRENLCLYQSILQDARCYDILQMAYYLVLQHQSVDSIQSEVDRAAKIVFALKNYSHHSHEQDKSLTPIIDSIEVALTLYHSRLKQDIELYRYYEEVPPIFCNHDEMTQVWVNLIDNAIYAIGQQGKLEIHVFQQAEYIVVKIIDSGGGIPEDLQEQIFEPFFTTKSRGEGSGLGLDIVRQIVHKHLGEIFVHSQVGQTIFTVRLPLLLLEPRSP; from the coding sequence ATGCTCTCTTCTAGCTCTGAAGTAATTTTGATCGTTGACGATACCCCTGTAAACTTGCATGTAATTTCCAATGTATTAATGGATGAAGGCTTTGAGGTAGCGATCGCTACTAGTGGAGAGATGCTGTTTAAGCAATTGAAATTGCATTTGCCAGATTTAATTTTGCTAGATGTCCAAATGCCAGTGATGGATGGATTTGAAATCTGCCAATGCCTAAAAAATACAGAGGAATATAGGAATATTCCAGTTATTTTTATGACTTCCCTCGTGGATGTTGATAGTAAAGCTAAAGGTTTTCAGCTAGGAGCCGTCGATTACATCACTAAGCCTTTTCAAGAGCTAGAAGTGCTAGCAAGGGTGCGTACCCATTTACAACTGCGGCAGTTGACGAAAAATTTAGAAAAACAAATTGCCCAGCGTACCCATGATCTGGAATTAGCAAATCAAAAACTAGCTGACTATTCCCAAACCCTAGAGCGATCTGTCGAAGTGCGGACTCAGGAACTCTCCAAAACTTTGATGGAATTGCAGTCAATGCAACAGGAACTCATTCAATCGGAGAAAATGTCGGCGCTTGGACAACTTACGGCAAGCGTTGCCCATGAAATTAATAATCCACTTAGCGTAATCCGTAATGCAGCGAGCAATCTGGTTGCTGCCATTCAGATCTCACTCCGACAACTACCGCAGCTCATCCAAAGCCTATCGCCACAGCAACAGGTTGAGTTTCAATCCTTAGTCAAGAATGCTATTAGCAACTATCAAGCTCTCTCTACAACCGAGGAACGCCAACTACGGCGACAGATCCAAAGTGAACTGATGCTCCAAGGACTCAATGATGCGGTGGAACTTGCCTCAAAGCTCAGTTATATGCAAATTAGAGAAAACCTATGTCTCTATCAATCAATTTTGCAGGATGCTCGCTGTTATGACATTTTGCAAATGGCTTATTATCTAGTCTTGCAACATCAAAGTGTAGATAGCATTCAAAGTGAAGTAGATCGGGCTGCGAAAATAGTCTTTGCGCTAAAAAACTATAGCCATCATAGCCACGAACAGGATAAAAGTCTGACTCCAATTATCGATAGTATTGAAGTCGCCTTAACGCTTTACCACAGCCGCCTTAAACAAGATATAGAATTATATCGGTATTATGAAGAAGTTCCGCCCATTTTCTGTAATCATGATGAGATGACCCAAGTTTGGGTAAATTTGATCGATAATGCTATTTATGCGATCGGGCAGCAGGGCAAATTGGAGATTCATGTCTTCCAGCAAGCCGAATATATAGTAGTCAAGATCATTGATTCTGGTGGGGGGATTCCTGAAGATTTACAAGAACAGATTTTTGAACCATTTTTTACTACGAAGTCACGTGGTGAGGGTAGTGGCTTGGGTCTAGATATTGTGCGTCAGATTGTACATAAGCATTTAGGTGAAATTTTCGTGCATAGCCAAGTTGGTCAGACGATCTTCACAGTAAGATTGCCCCTATTGCTATTAGAGCCGCGATCGCCATAA
- a CDS encoding ATP-binding protein: MQQAAYSLIPNSQKEAVHLDIGRLLLNRYSSHEQELQLFHIVNQLNCGISLIDQAKEREELAQLNWRAGKKARASSAYEAAMSYLKTGLQLLSAQCWRNQYDLSLGLHQQAAEVAYLSGIYAEMETLIGIGLQQAKNQLDRAKFYEIQILAMVAQNQARAAIAYARQVLPYFGVQIPQKPSKLQTVLGFFTTVYRMIGTSPKDLLALPPMSDPYKLAACNLFNAVGAAAQSSVPEILPFMTFIGISIYLRYGNIPKSSMAYTIYAFLLCEKLGKIDQGYAIGKAAIALCHQHASKKALAPTLFLWTRFIAYRKESLQNSLPLLMEAYQVSLEVGDTEYAAYSLCVYFTQSYWTTQNLMDLKREAIASRPTLQKLQQLSMLDMHDLNCQILENLTTEPNDACQITGRFFDETAISKSDRQLQIYTSLRKLQLALLFEKYSLAMEQIAIIESMLSIVDGTFVKTLIYFYDALVRLSQYPHLKPKQQRAYLDKVIATRKYLAKFAKSAPMNYQHKVALVEAERLRVVGKFNLAGDWYDRAITGAKNNGYLQEEALANELAAKFYLVLGKEKIAQVYMNEAYYAYARWGATAKVIDLENRYPQLLVSLRQQTDTHRFDQKLSLESFYNHSTILDLETLLKASQTISQEIELDKLLETLLNILIANAGADKCVLLLQPNQNLQIVAIAKSEQQTQILTTPIPLETSNDVPTSVINWVKNSLETLVLNDARENSQFAGDRYMIQHQPKSMFCSPILKQGQLLGILYLENNFAVSTFTSDRLQLLNLLCTQAAISLENAHLYSTLEQKVVERTQELSQALSNLQSTQQELIQSEKMAALGQLIASIAHEINTPLGVIRSATSNIVTANHVTLQQLPRIMQSLSPQQQQEFRALIHVALQSHQSLSTREERQLRRQLQSTLLDQGIPNAIDIATQLSQMQIVSGLNLYLSLLQDPKCEQILQVAYALVMQHHSTRSIQQEVDRAAKIVFALKAYSHHSHNSEQILAKVNDSIEVVLTLYHNRLKHSIEVIRRYNDEIPEILCNPDELTQVWVNLIDNAIYAMGNGGTLEIAITTQAGYVVVAIADSGCGMSPEIQSKIFEPFFTSKPRGEGSGLGLDIVRQIVQKHHGEIQVQSGSDGTVFTVMLPLPLE, encoded by the coding sequence GTGCAACAGGCTGCCTACTCACTCATCCCCAATTCCCAAAAGGAAGCAGTGCATCTTGATATTGGCAGATTGCTCCTAAATCGCTACTCTAGCCATGAACAGGAGTTGCAGCTTTTCCATATTGTCAATCAACTTAATTGTGGTATTTCTCTGATTGATCAAGCAAAAGAACGAGAGGAACTCGCCCAGCTTAATTGGCGTGCTGGCAAAAAAGCACGGGCATCATCAGCGTATGAAGCAGCGATGAGTTATCTGAAGACAGGGTTACAGCTTTTATCAGCGCAATGTTGGCGTAATCAATATGACCTGAGTTTAGGTCTACATCAACAGGCTGCTGAAGTAGCTTACCTATCAGGTATCTATGCCGAGATGGAAACTCTCATAGGGATTGGATTACAACAGGCGAAGAATCAATTAGATCGCGCTAAATTCTATGAGATTCAGATTTTGGCGATGGTAGCGCAAAATCAAGCCCGTGCAGCGATCGCCTATGCCCGTCAGGTGTTGCCCTATTTTGGTGTTCAGATTCCCCAAAAGCCATCCAAATTGCAAACAGTCCTTGGCTTTTTTACTACGGTCTATCGCATGATTGGCACAAGCCCTAAGGATCTGCTTGCCCTCCCTCCTATGTCTGATCCTTATAAACTTGCCGCCTGTAATCTTTTTAACGCAGTTGGTGCAGCCGCGCAAAGCAGTGTGCCCGAAATTCTTCCTTTTATGACCTTTATTGGTATTTCTATCTATCTACGTTATGGCAATATTCCCAAATCATCAATGGCTTATACGATCTATGCTTTTTTGCTTTGTGAGAAGCTTGGAAAAATAGATCAAGGCTATGCTATTGGGAAAGCGGCGATCGCTCTTTGTCATCAGCACGCATCCAAAAAAGCCTTGGCTCCTACTTTGTTTCTCTGGACTCGCTTTATTGCCTATCGAAAGGAATCACTTCAGAATTCATTACCCCTATTAATGGAAGCCTATCAAGTGAGCTTAGAGGTGGGTGATACTGAGTATGCTGCTTATAGTCTCTGTGTATACTTCACCCAATCCTATTGGACCACTCAAAATCTCATGGATTTGAAAAGGGAAGCGATCGCTAGTCGTCCTACCTTGCAGAAACTTCAACAGCTCTCGATGTTGGATATGCATGATCTGAATTGCCAGATTTTGGAAAATCTCACGACCGAGCCTAATGATGCTTGCCAAATTACTGGGCGCTTTTTTGATGAAACTGCAATCTCTAAAAGCGATCGACAACTACAGATTTATACAAGCCTACGGAAACTTCAACTTGCGCTCTTGTTTGAAAAATACTCACTAGCAATGGAGCAGATCGCGATCATTGAATCTATGCTCTCCATTGTCGATGGAACCTTCGTGAAAACGCTGATCTATTTCTATGATGCTCTCGTAAGATTGTCGCAATACCCTCATCTCAAGCCAAAGCAACAAAGAGCATATCTAGATAAAGTCATAGCTACTCGCAAATATTTGGCTAAATTCGCTAAATCAGCTCCCATGAATTATCAGCACAAGGTAGCTCTAGTAGAAGCTGAGCGACTCCGAGTTGTGGGGAAATTTAATCTAGCTGGAGATTGGTACGATCGCGCGATCACTGGAGCTAAAAACAATGGCTATCTCCAAGAGGAAGCCTTAGCCAACGAACTTGCCGCAAAGTTTTATCTAGTATTGGGAAAAGAAAAAATAGCTCAAGTCTATATGAATGAAGCCTATTATGCCTATGCGCGTTGGGGAGCGACAGCCAAAGTCATCGATTTAGAAAACCGTTATCCACAATTGCTCGTTTCCTTGAGGCAGCAAACTGATACACATAGATTTGATCAGAAATTATCGCTCGAATCTTTCTACAATCACTCCACTATTCTCGATCTCGAAACCTTGCTCAAGGCTTCACAGACAATTTCACAAGAAATCGAACTCGATAAGCTTTTAGAAACGCTGTTAAACATCCTGATTGCTAATGCTGGTGCGGATAAATGTGTCCTGCTCTTACAACCCAATCAAAATTTGCAGATTGTGGCGATCGCCAAATCCGAACAGCAAACACAAATACTTACGACACCAATACCATTAGAAACGAGTAACGATGTACCAACTAGTGTAATTAATTGGGTAAAGAACAGTTTAGAAACACTGGTTCTCAACGACGCACGAGAAAACTCTCAATTTGCAGGCGATCGTTACATGATTCAGCATCAGCCCAAAAGTATGTTTTGTAGTCCTATCTTGAAACAAGGACAGTTACTAGGGATTTTATATTTAGAGAATAATTTTGCAGTAAGTACGTTTACAAGCGATCGCTTACAACTCTTGAATTTGTTATGCACCCAAGCCGCCATTTCCCTAGAGAATGCTCATCTGTATAGCACCCTTGAGCAAAAAGTTGTAGAGAGGACTCAAGAACTTTCACAAGCCTTAAGTAATCTGCAATCTACACAACAGGAATTAATCCAGTCTGAAAAAATGGCTGCATTGGGGCAACTGATTGCCAGTATTGCCCATGAAATTAATACTCCCCTTGGCGTAATTCGCAGCGCTACTAGCAATATTGTGACGGCAAATCATGTGACCCTTCAGCAATTGCCCCGAATCATGCAAAGCCTGTCTCCTCAACAGCAACAAGAGTTTCGGGCTTTAATCCATGTGGCTTTGCAATCACACCAGTCTTTATCAACGCGAGAGGAACGGCAACTACGACGGCAACTACAAAGCACTCTATTAGACCAAGGGATTCCTAATGCGATCGATATTGCCACCCAACTCAGTCAGATGCAAATAGTTTCGGGGCTAAATCTTTATCTTTCGCTCCTCCAAGATCCAAAATGTGAGCAAATTTTACAGGTAGCCTATGCATTGGTAATGCAACATCACAGTACTCGAAGTATTCAACAGGAAGTAGATCGCGCTGCCAAAATCGTATTTGCCCTGAAGGCATATAGCCATCACAGTCACAATAGTGAGCAAATCCTTGCAAAAGTGAACGATAGCATTGAGGTGGTGCTAACCCTCTACCATAATCGTCTGAAACATAGCATTGAGGTCATCCGTCGCTATAATGATGAGATTCCTGAAATCCTTTGTAATCCCGATGAACTCACACAGGTATGGGTAAATTTAATTGACAATGCGATTTATGCGATGGGGAATGGAGGAACTCTAGAAATTGCGATCACTACTCAGGCGGGTTATGTGGTGGTGGCGATCGCTGATTCGGGATGTGGGATGTCGCCAGAGATCCAATCCAAAATTTTTGAGCCGTTTTTTACGAGTAAGCCAAGAGGAGAAGGTAGTGGATTAGGCTTGGATATTGTGCGACAGATTGTGCAGAAACATCACGGTGAAATTCAGGTACAGAGTGGCAGCGATGGCACTGTTTTTACGGTCATGTTACCTCTACCGCTTGAATAG
- a CDS encoding ATP-binding protein: protein MQSSTNHRDRLPKLDGYHIGEQVYAGSRTLVYRAVRLVDQQPVILKMLKSDRPTLNELLRLHNHYTITKNLNFSGISQPLALEPYSNGYILVTADQGFCPLQEYIAVNTLSISEFLAIAIQLADILHYLYQQRIIHKDIKPANILIDPVSQQIQLTDFSIATLLPKETEEIKHPNVLEGTLAYIAPEQTGRMNRGIDYRSDFYALGITFFELLTGELPYQTDDLLELMHCHLAKPIPKVSKLQSDIPVPIEQIVAKLMAKNAEDRYQSALGLKYDLELALEQLSTTGTITPFAIASTDRSDRFIIPEKLYGRDAETKTLLDAFERVSQGNVELMLVAGFSGIGKTFVVNEVHKPIVRKHGYFIKGKFDQFNRNIPFSAFVQAFRDLMGQLMSESDAQLNLWKNEILKALGENGQIIIQMLPELERIIGEQPPATELSGNAAQNRFNLLFQKFIQVFTTAEHPLVIFLDDLQWADSASLQLLKLLMQDVRYLLVLGAYRDNEVTPAHPLMLTVRELEKLETTIKTIALQALLPSDINQLVAETLSCDRALAQPLTELVYQKTQGNPFFTTQFLKTLHQDGLIQFNRDTGYWLCDLSQIKFQSLTDDVVVFIAQQLQKLSPSTQSILKLAACIGTQFDLQTLAIGSSQSGIETAMALWQALQEGLLVPLNQIYKFFNRNLKAIASISLNSGIGNRVTVLFDFSMIVCNRLPTHSSPIPKRKQCILILADCS, encoded by the coding sequence ATGCAATCAAGTACAAATCACCGCGATCGCTTGCCCAAACTTGATGGTTACCATATTGGCGAACAGGTATATGCAGGTAGCCGTACCTTGGTTTATCGCGCTGTGCGTTTAGTTGATCAGCAGCCTGTAATCCTGAAAATGCTCAAAAGTGATCGCCCAACGCTCAATGAACTGTTAAGGCTACATAACCACTACACAATTACCAAAAACCTAAATTTCTCAGGAATATCACAACCCCTTGCCTTAGAACCTTATAGTAATGGATATATCTTAGTTACCGCCGATCAAGGTTTTTGTCCACTTCAGGAATATATTGCTGTTAATACTTTAAGCATCTCCGAGTTTTTGGCGATCGCAATTCAATTAGCGGATATTTTGCATTATCTCTATCAACAGAGAATAATCCATAAAGATATTAAACCAGCCAATATCCTCATCGATCCTGTATCTCAGCAAATCCAATTAACCGACTTTAGCATTGCCACGCTCTTACCTAAGGAAACTGAGGAAATAAAACATCCTAATGTTTTAGAAGGAACCTTAGCTTACATTGCTCCAGAACAAACAGGGAGGATGAATCGGGGGATCGACTACCGCTCGGACTTTTATGCATTGGGGATCACCTTCTTTGAACTATTGACAGGGGAATTACCCTATCAAACAGACGATCTCTTGGAGTTAATGCATTGTCACTTAGCAAAGCCGATTCCTAAGGTTAGCAAATTACAATCTGATATTCCTGTGCCAATTGAGCAGATTGTCGCCAAACTGATGGCAAAAAATGCCGAAGATCGCTATCAGAGTGCATTGGGGCTGAAGTATGACTTAGAGCTTGCCCTAGAGCAACTTAGCACCACAGGAACCATTACCCCATTTGCGATTGCTTCAACGGATCGCAGCGATCGCTTTATCATTCCTGAAAAACTCTACGGGCGGGACGCGGAAACAAAGACTTTGCTAGACGCTTTTGAGCGGGTCTCACAGGGAAATGTCGAACTGATGCTTGTCGCGGGTTTTTCTGGCATTGGCAAAACCTTTGTGGTGAATGAAGTCCATAAACCGATCGTGCGAAAACATGGTTACTTCATCAAAGGCAAGTTTGACCAATTCAATCGTAATATCCCATTTTCGGCTTTTGTACAGGCTTTCCGCGATTTGATGGGACAGCTTATGAGTGAGAGTGATGCTCAACTCAATCTCTGGAAAAACGAAATCCTCAAGGCATTGGGGGAGAATGGTCAGATCATTATCCAAATGCTCCCTGAACTAGAGCGAATTATCGGAGAACAGCCTCCAGCAACTGAATTATCTGGCAATGCCGCGCAAAATCGCTTCAACTTACTCTTTCAGAAATTCATTCAAGTTTTTACAACCGCAGAGCATCCACTAGTGATCTTTCTTGATGACCTTCAGTGGGCAGATTCGGCATCCTTGCAATTATTAAAACTATTAATGCAGGATGTCAGGTATCTGCTAGTTCTAGGTGCATATCGCGATAACGAAGTAACACCAGCTCACCCCCTGATGCTGACGGTGCGCGAATTAGAAAAGTTAGAAACCACAATCAAGACGATCGCCCTACAAGCGTTGCTCCCATCCGATATCAATCAATTGGTGGCGGAGACCTTGAGTTGCGATCGCGCCCTTGCTCAACCATTAACCGAGTTAGTCTATCAAAAGACCCAAGGAAATCCTTTTTTTACCACCCAATTTCTCAAGACCTTACATCAAGATGGATTAATCCAGTTCAATAGGGATACAGGCTATTGGCTATGCGACCTCAGCCAAATCAAATTCCAAAGCTTGACTGATGATGTGGTAGTCTTCATCGCGCAACAGTTACAAAAACTATCCCCGAGCACGCAATCAATATTGAAATTGGCTGCTTGCATTGGTACACAGTTTGATTTGCAGACATTAGCGATCGGCTCTTCCCAATCGGGCATCGAGACAGCAATGGCTTTATGGCAAGCTTTGCAGGAAGGATTACTAGTTCCTCTCAATCAAATTTATAAATTTTTCAACCGAAATTTGAAGGCAATAGCGTCAATATCCCTGAATTCTGGAATTGGGAATCGGGTTACTGTTCTTTTCGATTTCTCCATGATCGTGTGCAACAGGCTGCCTACTCACTCATCCCCAATTCCCAAAAGGAAGCAGTGCATCTTGATATTGGCAGATTGCTCCTAA
- a CDS encoding response regulator — translation MQKKVNLILVVDDEVEVQRLFQQRFRKRIQSGELAFQFASNGVEALKVLQENTSISMILTDIRMPEMDGLSLISKLVELEAPPKAVVLSAYGDMQNIRMAMNYGAFDFITKPIDFTDLEITIDKTLAFVNHIEEQQRKLDEAQQQLRAHEQQEIALAQAKEIAESANKAKSAFLASMSHEIRTPMNGVLGMVQLLATTELTPEQRNYLEIIGNSGNALLKIINDILDFSKIEAGMIDIEKEPLILEDVMKSVCEILGKQATDRDIHLQYYINPDIPKTLLGDSARLRQILINLLANAIKFTKHGNVSLSVNPYILYDADPNHYGLVFIVEDTGIGIRRDRLHLLFQPFSQGDSSISRKYGGTGLGLVICKRLVELMGGTIWVESQGNMGGNPPAEYLSNPESTPNQGSKFSFTIIADKALESFTPNLINLPRMRPAIADSSPKRDLKILLAEDDLTSQKIFNLFMKRIGYRVDIANNGLEAIEMLQRQSYQIIFMDVQMPEMDGITATQKIRQEIEAQPWIIALTANAFSEDQQACFDAGMNDFLTKPVQLDNIIHVVNRYTQQSH, via the coding sequence ATGCAAAAAAAAGTAAATTTAATTTTAGTAGTTGATGATGAAGTTGAAGTTCAACGACTTTTTCAGCAACGATTTAGGAAGCGGATTCAATCTGGAGAACTTGCATTTCAGTTTGCATCAAATGGAGTAGAGGCTCTTAAAGTTCTACAGGAAAATACTTCTATTTCCATGATTCTTACTGACATCAGAATGCCAGAGATGGATGGGTTATCGCTAATCTCTAAATTGGTAGAGCTAGAAGCTCCGCCCAAAGCTGTAGTGCTCTCTGCCTATGGGGATATGCAAAACATTCGGATGGCAATGAATTATGGTGCTTTTGATTTTATAACTAAGCCCATTGATTTTACAGATCTCGAAATTACGATTGATAAGACACTTGCATTTGTTAATCACATAGAAGAACAACAACGCAAGCTTGATGAAGCTCAACAACAACTCCGCGCCCATGAACAACAGGAGATTGCTTTAGCCCAAGCCAAAGAAATTGCCGAGTCAGCCAATAAAGCTAAAAGTGCTTTTCTTGCCAGTATGAGTCATGAAATTCGTACTCCAATGAATGGCGTATTAGGAATGGTACAACTGCTAGCAACTACCGAGCTAACTCCAGAGCAGAGAAATTACTTAGAAATAATTGGCAATAGTGGTAATGCTCTTTTAAAAATTATTAATGATATTCTTGATTTTTCTAAAATTGAAGCAGGCATGATCGACATAGAAAAAGAGCCTCTTATTTTAGAAGATGTGATGAAGTCTGTATGCGAAATTCTTGGTAAACAGGCAACCGATCGCGATATTCATCTGCAATATTATATAAATCCTGATATTCCCAAAACTTTACTAGGCGATAGTGCACGTCTTCGCCAAATATTAATTAATTTATTAGCTAATGCCATTAAATTCACAAAGCATGGAAATGTCTCTCTCTCTGTTAATCCCTACATTCTCTATGATGCTGACCCAAATCATTATGGATTAGTTTTTATAGTTGAGGATACGGGTATCGGTATTCGTCGCGATCGCTTACATCTATTATTTCAACCTTTTAGCCAAGGCGATTCTTCGATTAGTCGTAAATATGGTGGTACAGGATTAGGTTTAGTTATTTGCAAACGCCTAGTGGAATTAATGGGAGGGACAATTTGGGTTGAGAGTCAGGGAAATATGGGTGGCAATCCTCCCGCAGAATATTTATCCAATCCAGAATCTACGCCCAACCAAGGTTCTAAATTTTCCTTTACGATCATCGCCGATAAAGCGTTAGAGAGCTTTACTCCTAATTTAATTAACCTTCCTAGAATGAGACCAGCGATCGCAGATAGCTCTCCTAAAAGAGATCTCAAAATTTTGTTAGCCGAAGATGACCTCACTAGTCAAAAAATATTTAATCTCTTCATGAAAAGAATCGGTTATCGAGTGGACATAGCTAATAATGGATTAGAAGCGATCGAAATGTTGCAGCGTCAATCCTATCAAATAATTTTTATGGATGTCCAAATGCCTGAAATGGATGGGATCACTGCTACTCAAAAAATACGCCAAGAAATTGAGGCGCAGCCTTGGATTATCGCATTAACTGCAAATGCTTTTTCTGAAGATCAACAAGCATGTTTTGATGCAGGAATGAATGACTTTCTCACAAAACCAGTTCAGCTTGACAATATCATCCATGTAGTTAATCGCTATACTCAGCAATCTCACTAA
- a CDS encoding ABC transporter ATP-binding protein has product MSVHPFIRLTRYARNYRRQIWTATTCSILNKFFDLAPPVLIGAAIDLVLQKENFWANPFGVQGLAAQLFVLSAISGVIWGLESIFEYAYALQWRNLAQTVQHDLRLDAYQHLQELELAFFEERSSGGLMSILSDDVNQLERFLDGGANEVIQVSATILLIGGAFFVITPNVAWLALSPMPFILWGSVWFQKFLAPRYADVREKVGLLNGQLSNNIGGITTIKAFVTEDYERKRIEKESNRYRQSNRRAIAYSAAFVPLIRILIFIGFIAILYYGGLEVQAQRLSVGNYSVMVYLIQRLLWPLTRLGETLDQYQRAMASTNRILDLLDTPIAIHSGSKVLPSPALVQGEIQLKDVTFGYNPSFPIVENLSLDIAANKTTAIVGATGSGKSTLVKLLLRLYEIQSGNIFLDGIEIRELELRSLRSCIGWVSQDVFLFHGSVLENIAYGSFDATVEQIVAAAKIAEAHEFIQALPQGYDTIVGERGQKLSGGQRQRIAIARAVLRNPPILILDEATSAVDNETEAAIQKSLDQITKNRTTIAIAHRLSTIRNADRIYVMDHGKVVETGTHDQLVALNGIYTGLWNLQTGQTHGFVA; this is encoded by the coding sequence ATGTCTGTCCATCCCTTTATTCGACTGACCCGATACGCACGCAACTACCGCCGCCAAATTTGGACGGCAACCACTTGTTCTATTCTCAATAAGTTCTTTGATCTTGCGCCACCAGTTTTAATTGGAGCAGCGATCGATCTGGTATTACAGAAAGAGAACTTCTGGGCAAATCCCTTTGGTGTCCAAGGGCTAGCCGCACAGCTATTCGTACTTTCGGCGATCAGTGGCGTGATTTGGGGATTGGAATCAATTTTTGAATATGCCTATGCGCTGCAATGGCGTAACCTCGCTCAGACGGTACAGCATGATCTCCGCCTTGATGCCTATCAACATTTACAGGAATTAGAACTTGCCTTTTTTGAGGAACGGAGTTCAGGCGGGTTAATGTCAATTTTGAGTGATGATGTTAATCAATTGGAACGCTTTCTCGATGGCGGCGCTAATGAAGTTATTCAAGTTTCGGCGACGATACTCCTAATTGGCGGTGCATTTTTTGTAATTACGCCCAATGTGGCTTGGTTGGCACTATCACCGATGCCTTTTATTCTCTGGGGTTCCGTTTGGTTTCAGAAATTTCTTGCACCACGCTATGCCGATGTGCGGGAAAAAGTGGGTTTACTCAATGGTCAGTTGTCCAATAATATTGGCGGTATCACCACGATTAAAGCCTTTGTCACTGAGGATTACGAACGTAAGCGCATTGAGAAAGAAAGTAATCGCTATCGCCAAAGTAATCGTCGTGCGATCGCCTATAGTGCTGCCTTCGTTCCCTTAATCCGCATTTTAATCTTTATCGGTTTTATCGCAATTCTGTATTATGGCGGTTTGGAAGTGCAAGCTCAAAGATTATCAGTCGGTAACTATTCCGTCATGGTCTATCTAATTCAGCGCTTGCTCTGGCCCCTGACGCGCTTAGGTGAAACCCTTGACCAATACCAAAGAGCTATGGCATCTACCAATCGTATTCTCGATTTGCTGGATACCCCGATCGCCATTCATTCAGGCTCAAAGGTTTTGCCATCGCCAGCACTAGTACAAGGCGAGATCCAGCTCAAAGATGTCACCTTTGGCTATAACCCTAGTTTCCCAATTGTCGAAAATCTATCCTTGGACATTGCGGCTAATAAAACTACGGCGATTGTCGGTGCGACGGGTTCAGGTAAAAGTACCTTAGTGAAGTTGCTTTTACGCTTATACGAAATCCAATCGGGCAATATCTTTTTAGATGGTATCGAGATTCGTGAACTCGAATTGCGATCGCTACGTTCCTGCATTGGTTGGGTGAGCCAAGATGTGTTTCTATTTCATGGTTCTGTTTTGGAAAACATTGCCTATGGTTCCTTTGATGCAACAGTTGAACAAATTGTAGCAGCCGCGAAGATTGCTGAGGCTCATGAGTTTATCCAAGCCTTACCTCAGGGTTACGATACGATTGTGGGTGAGCGTGGTCAAAAGCTCTCAGGTGGACAGCGACAAAGAATTGCGATCGCTCGTGCAGTACTACGAAATCCGCCGATCTTGATTCTCGATGAGGCGACTTCGGCAGTAGATAATGAAACTGAGGCTGCCATTCAAAAATCCCTCGATCAGATTACGAAAAACCGCACAACGATCGCGATTGCCCATCGTCTCTCGACGATTCGCAATGCTGATCGCATTTATGTAATGGATCATGGCAAGGTCGTTGAGACAGGAACCCATGATCAGTTAGTTGCCCTAAATGGTATTTACACTGGCTTGTGGAATCTACAAACTGGACAAACTCATGGGTTTGTAGCGTAA
- a CDS encoding Txe/YoeB family addiction module toxin produces the protein MDWKIEFSRNVIKDAKKLKSANLDSNLKSLLEILKQNPYEPPYEKLSGNLKGYFSRRINIKHRLVYSINEETKTIRVVSVWSHYE, from the coding sequence ATGGATTGGAAGATTGAATTTAGTCGAAATGTGATTAAGGATGCCAAAAAATTGAAGTCTGCTAATTTGGACTCTAACCTCAAATCTTTGCTAGAAATTCTCAAACAGAATCCTTATGAGCCTCCCTATGAGAAACTATCAGGCAATTTGAAAGGATATTTCTCAAGACGAATCAATATCAAACATCGTTTGGTTTACTCAATCAATGAGGAAACTAAAACCATCAGAGTTGTTTCTGTATGGTCACATTATGAATAG